A region from the Lycium barbarum isolate Lr01 chromosome 8, ASM1917538v2, whole genome shotgun sequence genome encodes:
- the LOC132607579 gene encoding bZIP transcription factor 17-like, with product MGDDSIPAHPLNVTGDEFDGLPVPPLDPTYFTQHMNAPDQDFPMEFQQHDFMLDDLDFDLSFDDFFLNPPNTDDDDAFLNPNYLADCVGSDQGSDPDQKDPNWLGQPASQSIGDFDDSKGILPPGSNSGQINPNCQLIGDFDNSSRDLKSSSAELSNFAGNQADGGVMVMDTSSPELRQSSNSSGVSIGVSPLLDQVSGDVSGYLNVPSPESNGSNHEGSLESRSDNKGLSDAKVLNYHSPESQGSGNCGSNLSEGLNYLSDSNKSVHSSPNLGNNSIKSGVVEQKFKLDGVNANICNSTSSSLLKRKKVSEDSNTVSKLQKSPNFSLSDNVNNDEDEKKIARLIRNRESAQLSRQRKKHYVEELEDKVRMMHSTIQDLNAKISYMMAENATLRGQMGGSGVPPQVPPPPGMYPQTPVMYPWMPYAPPYMMKPQGSQVPLVPIPKLKPQSAVATPKSSKKVEKKKSEVKTKKVASISFLGVLFFMLLFGGLVPLLNVRYGGTREPFLSGDSFGSGFYEKHHGRVLSVDGPVNGSGYSGKYGGKDYSSHCGPGGRVESNQQNINKAADEFVHVGNGSDPLAASLYVPRNDKLVKIDGNLIIQSVLASEKAMASHGSADKNNKETGLAVPGDLAPAIPGSHPRLYRGQRALGSGEKENAKSTMQQWFLEGVAGPLLSSGMCTEVFQFDVSSSAPGGIVPATNARNLSIEERQNDTRVHRNRRILNGPSVSLSSSSHNISKEQTGKQENLSGNKSLSSMVVSVLVDPREAGDGDGDGMMGPKSLSRIFVVVLIDSVKYVTYSCMLPFKGSAPLVTT from the exons ATGGGTGATGATTCGATACCTGCCCATCCACTGAATGTTACCGGAGACGAGTTTGACGGTCTTCCTGTACCACCACTCGACCCTACCTATTTTACCCAACACATGAACGCACCAGATCAAGATTTTCCAATGGAATTCCAACAACATGATTTCATGCTTGATGACCTTGATTTTGATTTGTCTTTCGATGATTTCTTCCTTAATCCTCCTAatactgatgatgatgatgccttTCTTAACCCTAATTACCTGGCCGATTGTGTCGGGTCGGATCAGGGTTCTGACCCCGATCAGAAGGACCCGAATTGGTTAGGTCAACCTGCGAGTCAATCGATTGGGGATTTTGATGATTCGAAGGGGATTTTACCTCCGGGTTCAAATTCGGGTCAGATAAACCCTAATTGTCAATTAATTGGGGATTTTGACAATTCTTCTAGAGATCTCAAGTCATCATCAGCGGAATTGAGCAATTTTGCAG GTAATCAGGCAGATGGAGGTGTTATGGTAATGGACACGTCGTCACCGGAGCTTCGTCAGAGTTCGAACAGCTCGGGAGTTTCGATTGGTGTGTCACCGTTGTTGGACCAGGTTTCTGGCGATGTATCCGGGTACTTGAACGTGCCATCACCCGAGTCCAATGGATCCAACCATGAGGGTTCTTTGGAGTCTAGGAGTGATAACAAAGGTTTGAGTGATGCTAAGGTTTTGAATTATCATTCACCGGAGTCGCAGGGTTCGGGGAATTGTGGTTCAAATCTCTCAGAAGGGCTGAATTATCTATCAGATTCGAACAAATCGGTACATTCTTCTCCGAATTTAGGAAATAATTCGATAAAAAGTGGAGTTGTGGAACAGAAGTTTAAATTAGATGGTGTGAATGCTAATATATGTAACTCTACCTCTAGCTCCCTGTTGAAAAGGAAAAAGGTTAGTGAAGATTCGAATACCGTAAGCAAACTCCAAAAATCGCCTAATTTTTCGTTGAGTGATAATGTTAATAACGATGAAGACGAAAAGAAGATAGCTAGATTGATTAGGAATAGGGAAAGTGCTCAATTGTCAAGGCAAAGAAAGAAGCACTATGTTGAGGAATTAGAGGATAAAGTTAGAATGATGCATTCTACAATTCAAGATCTGAATGCTAAGATATCATATATGATGGCGGAAAATGCAACTCTAAGGGGACAGATGGGAGGTAGTGGTGTACCTCCGCAAGTGCCACCACCCCCTGGGATGTATCCCCAGACTCCTGTGATGTATCCGTGGATGCCGTATGCACCACCTTATATGATGAAGCCACAAGGATCACAAGTGCCATTGGTTCCCATTCCAAAGTTGAAACCACAGTCTGCAGTGGCCACACCAAAAAGTAGCAAGAAAGTGGAGAAAAAGAAGAGTGAGGTGAAAACTAAGAAGGTCGCGAGTATTAGTTTCCTTGGCGTGTTGTTCTTCATGCTGCTCTTTGGTGGGTTGGTTCCTTTGTTGAATGTGAGATATGGGGGAACAAGGGAACCGTTTTTGAGTGGAGATTCTTTTGGGAGTGGATTTTACGAAAAACATCATGGAAGAGTCTTGTCTGTTGACGGGCCTGTGAATGGGAGTGGTTATTCTGGGAAATACGGTGGAAAAGATTATAGCTCACATTGTGGGCCGGGGGGTCGGGTTGAAAGCAATCAGCAAAATATTAATAAGGCTGCAGATGAGTTTGTTCACGTGGGCAATGGCAGCGACCCTCTAGCAGCGTCTTTGTATGTCCCGAGGAATGATAAACTCGTTAAGATTGACGGGAACTTGATAATTCAGTCTGTATTGGCAAGTGAGAAAGCCATGGCATCTCATGGAAGTGCTGATAAGAACAATAAAGAGACAGGCCTTGCTGTTCCTGGAGATTTAGCCCCTGCTATCCCAGGAAGCCATCCTCGCCTTTATCGAGGACAACGGGCTCTTGGATCTGGGGAGAAGGAGAATGCAAAGTCAACTATGCAGCAGTGGTTCCTTGAAGGTGTTGCTG GACCTTTGTTGAGTTCAGGCATGTGTACAGAAGTATTCCAGTTCGATGTGTCATCTTCTGCTCCAGGAGGCATAGTTCCTGCTACTAATGCGAGAAACTTATCTATAGAAGAAAGGCAGAATGACACGCGTGTCCACAGAAATAGAAGGATCCTCAATGGTCCTTCCGTTTCCCTTTCTAGTTCGTCTCACAACATTTCGAAAGAACAAACTGGAAAGCAAGAGAACTTAAGTGGAAACAAGTCACTTTCTTCCATGGTTGTATCTGTTCTCGTTGATCCGAGAGAGGCAGGTGATGGTGACGGTGATGGCATGATGGGTCCCAAGTCCCTCTCTCGGATATTCGTTGTTGTGCTGATCGACAGTGTCAAGTATGTCACCTATTCTTGCATGCTTCCATTTAAAGGATCTGCTCCTCTGGTGACTACCTGA
- the LOC132607580 gene encoding cytochrome P450 CYP94D108: MDFFSLQTLIFTIFISLFIYYFLLFLNKKNAKKPGFKIYPLVGALPEFLLNRHRFLEWTTDVLSTCPTNTAVFYRPGNVHGVMTANPLNVEHMLKTNFENFPKGQRFYTRLEDFLGDGIFNVDGEIWRIQRKSASYEFSTRSLRNFVMETAQVEIHTRLIPILEEAGKMDRIIDIQDILERFAFDNIIKLAFNVDPNCLGGAESEFMQAFEIATTLSSGRFMYAIPFLYRIKKILNIGSEKKLQKSIKIVHEFADKIINSRLEERAEKKDEDLLSRFMGDTNQFSAKFLRDIVISFILAGRDTTSAALTWFFWILSSRKDIGEKILDELVQIRRRNGKKTGEAYNFDDLREMQYLHAAISEAMRLYPPVPVDTRSCLKDEILPDGTFIGKDWFMSYQTYSMGRMENIWGKDCGEYKPERWLDESGVYKQESPFKFPVFHAGPRMCLGKDMAYIQMKSIAASVLEKFEFDVQLEKGKCPDYVLSLTLRMKGGLPVKVKERCMTNG, translated from the exons ATGGATTTTTTCTCCCTTCAAACGCTCATCTTCACCATCTTCATATCTCTTTTCATCTACTATTTCTTACTATTTCTCAATAAAAAAAATGCCAAGAAACCTGGTTTCAAAATCTATCCACTTGTTGGAGCATTACCAGAGTTTCTACTTAACCGTCACCGTTTTCTTGAATGGACTACTGACGTATTATCTACTTGTCCTACTAACACTGCCGTGTTCTACCGTCCTGGAAATGTTCATGGTGTTATGACGGCAAATCCACTTAATGTTGAACATATGTTGAAGACAAATTTTGAGAATTTTCCTAAAGGACAAAGATTTTATACTAGGCTTGAAGATTTTCTTGGTGATGGTATCTTTAATGTTGATGGTGAAATTTGGAGAATACAAAGGAAATCTGCTAGTTATGAATTTAGTACGAGATCTCTAAGGAATTTTGTCATGGAAACTGCACAG GTGGAAATACATACACGATTGATTCCAATTCTTGAAGAAGCAGGCAAAATGGATAGAATTATTGACATTCAAGACATCTTAGAAAGATTTGCATTTGATAACATCATCAAGCTTGCATTCAATGTGGATCCAAATTGTTTAGGAGGAGCTGAAAGTGAATTCATGCAAGCTTTCGAAATTGCAACAACTCTAAGTTCGGGTAGGTTCATGTATGCTATTCCCTTCCTTTACAGAATCAAGAAAATCTTGAACATTGGATCAGAGAAAAAGCTACAAAAATCAATCAAGATTGTACATGAATTCGCGGATAAGATAATAAATTCAAGATTGGAAGAGCGAGCTGAGAAGAAAGATGAAGACTTGTTATCAAGGTTCATGGGGGATACTAATCAATTCTCAGCTAAATTCTTGAGGGACATAGTCATCAGTTTCATCCTAGCTGGTCGAGACACAACATCAGCGGCTCTAACTTGGTTCTTTTGGATATTGTCTTCAAGGAAAGATATAGGGGAAAAAATACTAGATGAATTAGTTCAAATTCGTCGAAGAAATGGGAAAAAGACTGGTGAAGCTTATAATTTCGATGATTTAAGAGAAATGCAGTATTTACATGCAGCTATTTCAGAAGCGATGAGGCTATATCCACCAGTACCAGTTGATACAAGGTCTTGTTTGAAAGATGAAATTTTACCAGATGGAACTTTTATTGGAAAAGATTGGTTTATGAGTTATCAAACTTATAGCATGGGAAGAATGGAGAACATTTGGGGGAAAGATTGTGGTGAGTATAAACCAGAAAGATGGCTTGATGAAAGTGGAGTTTATAAGCAAGAAAGTCCATTTAAATTTCCAGTGTTTCATGCTGGACCAAGAATGTGTCTTGGAAAAGATATGGCTTATATTCAGATGAAGTCAATTGCAGCTTCTGTGTTAGAAAAGTTTGAATTTGATGTTCAGTTGGAGAAGGGGAAGTGTCCTGATTATGTGTTATCTTTGACTCTAAGAATGAAAGGAGGTTTGCCTGTGAAGGTAAAAGAAAGATGTATGACCAATGGTTAA